The Leptospira sp. WS60.C2 genome includes the window TTAGCCGCAAAAATTCCGGAAATGCCCCCTCCCATTGAATTTCCTGCAATGTGAAATTCTGTTAGTCCGAGAGCCTCTGTGAATTTTTGCAATCGAATGGCCTGGGCTTCCTGGGTATAAGAGATTCCTTCTGGTTTACTTGTTTCCCCAAAACCTGGTAAATCAGGTGCAATCACTCGAATGTTTTTTGGTAGGTGTCTAGAAAACCGTGTCCAGTGATCTTTATCGCCACCAAAGCCATGTACGACGAGAAGGGTTTCTCCGTTTCCAGGCCGTTCTATATACTTCCAAATCAATTCTTCAACAACAATCGATTTTGTATCGAGATCGGAGCGATATCTTTCTAGACTAATGCCTGTTTTGTGAAGAGTTGAGGCACAACCAAGAAGGGTGCCCAACAGAAGAAAAAGGCTAAAATTGATTTTTAAATTTGATTTCATTTTTGTCCTTACAAAAAATGCAAAGGTTCGTTGACACGGGGCTACGAAAAAATACTTTGGTCGTAACCGAGGCCCTGTAGCTCAGTCGGTAGAGCAGAGGACTGAAAATCCTCGTGTCGGCAGTTCGATTCTGTCCGGGGCCAAGGTTACCTATTTTCCTGCCTTTCTCTCTTCTCCCATAGACCAAAGACCTAAAAACTCGTTCTCTTCTACCTTTTTGCAAAGTTCAGGTTTGTACAGTTTTTTTACGGGTGGTTTGGGATAGATGTGAATTTCATCATTATCTGGAATGAAGGTAAGCATTCGTAGGATTGTATCTTGACCTTCAATTTCATACATGGTATAGGACATACCTTTGGATGGAATGATTTGGGATGTTTCCAAATACTTGCGAGCTGTGTCTGACATAATCCTAAAGTTGTTTCAGGTTTCCTTTAGGAGCAACTAAAAAGTTTGTTTTCTCTTTCCATTTTTCTGAAAACGTTTTGCAAAGAGAGAGAGTTTCTCTAAGATTTTGGGAGAACGGCCAACAGATACGTTGAGTCGAAAATAACGGTTCCAATGTTTGGATAGCCCAAATAAAGAACCAGGCGCGATGGTTAAACCTATCTTTTTTGCTTCCATCAATACCTTATCACCATCTAACGATGATTCTATCCATAATACAAAACCTCCATCTGGTTGGGTAATCCTCAGTTGACCATCACTATGAGTCACTAGTAAATTGAAATATTCCTGACTCAATGATTTGTATTCTAATCTTAATTTTTTTAAATGTTTCTCGTAATTTTGTTTTTTTAAAAATTCCATGATTCCAATTTGAGTTGGATGGTTTTCTGAAATTTTAAAAGCTCTTGCAATTTTGGAAACAGACTGAATTCCCTTTTTTGATGTCACCCAACCAATCCTTAACCCTGGTGACAGTGTTTTGGAAAACGAAGCACATAAAAAAGCCTTTGGACCTTCCTTTTCCTCACTAAAAAAACTAACCAATGGTCTTGGTCTCGTTTTTCCAAAATATATATCTCCGTAAATATCATCTTCTATCAAATGAATTCCATATACATAACATAGATTGGCTAAACTTTGTTTGGTTTCGTCTTTAAGTAAAATTCCATTGGGATTGTTAAAATTTGCAGCAAACAAAAATACCTTTGGTTTATGACGTTTGATGAGTTTTTCAAATTCAGAAAGATTCACACCCTCATTTTCTCGATACGGAATTTCTACGACTTTTAGTTTTAAGGTTTCGAGAATTTGAAAGAGTCCCACGTAAATTGGTGAAGGAACAATCACTGTATCTCCAGGAGAGGTAACAGAAAACAAGGAATAGGTGATGGCTTCCGTACAACCGGTTGTGATTTGAACATGACCTGCATTCACACGGTATCCAGAAATGGAAGTGCGTTTTGATATCCATTCTCGAAGATACGGATAACCTTGTAAGTCTCCGTAGCGATAAATCTCTTTGTGTTGGAATGCTTTTTTAAACGCAGTATCTAATTCTTTTAAAGGTAGGTAGTGATCGGAAGGGATCGCTGCTCCGAAGGAAATTAATTTTGGATCCATAACGGTTCTCATGATTTGTTGGATCCGATCATCTGCTTCAACGGATTCGTAAAATTCATTTTGTGGTCCAAGAATGAGTGAGTTTATTTGTGGTTGTACGTAAAACCCTGACTTGTTTTGAACGTAAATATAACCTTCTTCTTCTAAAATTCGATACGCTTCCTTTGCTGTGGACAAACTACAAGATTTAAGCAATTGGATTTCTCTGAGAGAAGGAATTTTTTCATTTTCTGCATAATGACCCAAACGAATGTCTTTGATTAAATCTTCTGCTAATTGTTCGTATTTGGTTTCTTTCATCTGTATACGTATAGTTAGTAACATCTGTATCTAGACAGACTTTTATCTTTTTGCTACTGTATTTCTATGGGAACAAATCTTACAAACTTATTTTTAGCCAAAAGGACTAAATCGATCCGAACTTCTATCATTCGTGAAATATTAAAAATCACTGTAAAAGATTCTGAGTTTCTTTCATTTGCAGGAGGACTTCCAAACCCCAACTTATTGCCAAGCGAATTAATCCAACTTGCGACAGAAAAAACTATGTCTTTCAATCGCTCGGAAGCACTTCAGTATGGAGATTCGAATGGTTATCGTAACCTACGATCTCAAATCTTAGAACGATTTTTGGATTTGAAAGACCTGGATTTAGATTCGATCTGCATCACACACGGATCCCAACAATCATTGGACATTTTGGGAAAACTTTTGATGGATGAAGAAACAAATGTTTTATTGGAAGACCCAACGTATCTCGGAGCGCTTCAGGCATTTTCTCCTTATGAGCCAAAGATGTTTTCTCTTTCTTTGGAAGCAGACGGACCTGATCTTTTAGAATTGGAAACGATTCTATCCAAAGATAAAATACATTGTTTTTACTGTAATCCGAGTTACCAAAATCCCTCTACTAACACTTGGTCCATTGCAAAACGAAAACAAGTTGCCTCTCTACTGGATGAATACGGTGTGATTCTCATTGAAGATGAAGCATACAAATATTTAGATTTTAGTGGGGAAGTGTTCCCTTCCATCGCTTCATTTCGTAAAAATCTAGATTTAACATTTGTTTTAGGAAGTTTCTCTAAGATCATCTCTCCTGGGTTTCGTTTGGGTTGGACAGTGGTGCCAAAGAGCTATCAAAAATATTTTACAGCGATCAAACAAGGAAATGATTTGAATTCCAATCAATATTCACAAATTGTAATGGATCATCTTTTGTCGAATCTAAACATCGATACGCATTTAGCAAAAATCCAAATGTATTATCGAAAACAAAAAGAACATATGCGTTTTTGTTTAGCCAAGTATCTTCCGGAAGTTACGTATCATGACCCACTTGGTGGTATGTTTCTTTGGGTAAACTTTCCTTTTGTATCGGAAGGTGAGTTTATGGAAAAAATGATGGAAAAAAAGGTGGTGATGGTGCCAGGAAATGAGTTTCGTTTGTTTGGAATCGAATCTGTTTTTTTCCGCATGAATTTTAGTTTTTTGGGAGAAGTCGAAATGGAAGAAGGGATAAGACGGATGGCTTCTGTATATCACGACATAATTACGTAACATGCGTATAGTAAAAATAGATTGACAGTATCTAATCTTATGTTTACTTAATATTTATGAAGCCTGCTGTCACCAAAGCTTTACACCCCAAATTTTCTGTTTTGAGTCTAGAAGAAAAATTGGAAATTCTCAAAGAAGATCCAAACTTTCGAATGCTCGTGGAGCAAATGTACCAAAACTATAAGGAAAATCGTTCCACTGTGATTCTTTGATTTGCGTCTCTTTCCATGGCATGTTTCTATGGAAGGAAAAGCAGGTACTTATGAATTTAGATCTTACACCGCAAGAAGCAAAACAACTTTTGGATGCATTAACAGTCTTTGAATGGGTGAGTAACTCTCCTCATGAAGAGTCTGATCCAACAGTAGACGGATTTTTGCAATCCTTCCTCGGAAAACTCTCCAAATCTTTGGAAAACAGTCCCATCGTTTCAGAGAATGGTATGTTTACAGTTGCTGAAGAATACTTCCAAGAAGTCTTTGAATCGTATATCGAACCATACAATGACGATGTATTCTGGACAGAACTTACAACAGAACTGGCCCAAAGGGATCTCGAACTTTCTATGTCCGAAAAAGAATTGGAAGCTTTAGCGCCTGAAGCCTATGAAACAAAGGTCGCAAAAGAAGCAGAAAAATACGATGCTGAGTTTGAGAAAAACGGAGTGGATCGTTTGTTTCTAAAAAAGTAAATCGTTTGGAGAAAGAAGAGTAAATCATCCAATTTTGCTTGGATTCGATTCTTTTTTCTCCCATTCTATGAGCATCACTGTTTGGTCATCTTCTTGGTCTTCTCTACCTTGGAACAAGAACAATTGGATGATAAGCTCGCTTAACACGCGTTCTGATTCTTTGTGACTAAAATCAGAGAGAATTTTTTGGATGCGGTCCATACCAAATTCTTCTCTCGCTTCATTTTTTTGTTCTAAGATACCGTCTGTAAAGAGTAAGATTCGATCCCCTTCCATTATCTTAAATTGTTTTTGTGTATAAGGTTGGTCTTTTTTGAGACCTATGATATTACCCGTGCGATTGAGAATGATATGATTTCCCTCTGAGATAAAAATTTGGTTGGGATGACCTGCAGAGGAATAATAAACCGTTTTCGTTTTCGTATCAATATCCAATAAAAAGCCAGAAAAAACAATCTTCAGACCAGCAAATTTGTTTTGGATTTTTTGATTCAAATGGTTCATCAAATCATCGGTTTTGGTGACAAAACGTTTGATGGCTTCGTATTCGGATTTGATTGCCATGGTGTAAAGTGCGGCTTGGATCCCATGACCAGTTGCATCCGCGATAAAAAAACGTACCGTACCATTGTCCAATTCAAAGAGATCATAAAAATCTCCGCCCACTTCCTCTTGTGGTTGAAAGTAAAGATTGATTTTGAATGGATCAAATTTGATTCCGTCAGAAGGAAGGATCTTCTGTTGGATTTTTTTGGCTAGAAGCAAATCCTTTCGAATTCGATTGAGTGAGTAGTTCAATTGGTAGGTTCGTTCTGAAACGATTTGCTCCAAGTTTTCGGTTACTGCCAGAAGAGATTCGTTGCTAATTTTTAAACTTTCCGCAAGTTCTTCTGCTCTGACAAAGGCATTTGCAATTCGACTCGAAAGGATGAGAGACTGGATAAATATAAAACACAATAATGCGTAGGGAGTGAGTCCAATTCCTCTGCTGTTTAAACTGTGTTTCAAAATATCAAAGGAAACAGAAAAGGCGAGTATCAGAAGTCCAATGAGAAACAATTTGGAATTGGGACGTGAGTTGATCACTGCTTTCAAATTGATATGGATCACATAACCAATGATAAGAAACGCTAAGATTTGGAAGCCGTAGAGTAAAATGGTAAAAACGGAAATGGGCAAAAATAAAGTGAGCGAAAAAAGAAAACTCGCAATCAATGCACGGCGAACATGTTTTCGTTTTGATTCTTTTGGAAATAGAGAATGAATGAAGAGTAAAAATGTGGGAACAGCAAAATAATAAGAGGCAAACTCAATTCGGAATGCTGTTGGCCAATGGAAATTCGGAAAGAGTTCGAGTACATACCGTTCTCCAGTAAAAGCCAGTCGTATCCCCAGTAAAAAACAAAAGATTGCAAAGTAAAAGATCGCCTTTTCTTTTCGTTTGTAGAAATACAATCCAAAGTGATACAAACCGATGAGAGAGAGGGCTCCGAGTAAAAACAATTCTCTGGCATTCGAAAACATTTTTTCTCGATCCAGTGCGTATTTATTTCCTAAGATGGGATAACCCCAAAACCCACCAAAATTGTTATCATAATTTGCGATATGAAAAACAAGTTCAATCACTTCGGAATCTGGAATGAGTGTGTAGTATTTGGATTTGATACGTGGTGTATCATCAAATCGATTAATCCCAGGTTTTCCTTGTCCACCAATCAGAACTCCATTCGCAAAAAATCGATATGAGGAAGCAATGTCAGGAATATAGATTCTTAATTCTTGCCCTACCGTTTGTTTGTTTAAATGAATGAACGCGCGTAAGGTGACTTTACCGGTTCTTGGGAGTTCGATCCCACCAAATTCTTCCTCTTGCCAGGAACTAGGAATGGCAAGGTAACCTGTGAGTTCTTTTTTACCATGGAAAGGAGGATAGTGAAATTCACCAAAGTACAACTCCCATTCTCCTTGTAAGTCGATGGTTGTACTTTCTTTGAATGTGACTTCCGTGAGATCTAAAACACCTTGGCGAAAGACATAGTTTCTTCCGATATCAATATTTTGACATTGGATATGGAACAAGGTTACGGCCCCAAACACCATAACCAAAAATATCTTTCGCATGAGCTTTACTTTAGTTCCATCCATGGATGGGAAAGAACTAATTTCTACCAGGATAACCGATTACATCCATAAACGCAGATACAGAAAAAACCGCTTTTCCTGGACCTGGTTCCCCATACCCTGGAGGGGTTGGTAGACCGTAGGATTCAAAGGTTTCTTTCCATGCTCGTAACAATTCACAAAAATACACGAGAGGTGGGCCTGCCTGTTGGCCAAGCGTGGTGTAAGGTTCTGGGCACCATGCAGTGAATCTTGGCACAATGCCTTTTGACATAAAAAAGTCTAACCCTTGTTTTGTGGAGTGAATCGCTTCTTTGACCGTTTTAAAACCCCATGGTTCCGAAAGTTCCACTCCACCCACAAAATTAGGAATGACGTTTTCAGGACCAAACACTTCCGCTGAGTCCACCACACGGCGTATCCAATTTTCGTATCCAATCCAACTTGCTTTCCCTGGACAGATTTTTTCAAAAAGAGCTTTGTCCCAAACTTCATAATTGGGATGGTAAATTTGTATTCCGGCATCTTTGAACTTCTGGCAGTCTTCCTTTTCAAAGGCTTGCGCTACTAGTTTTCCCATCCATCGTTTCGGAAATTGTTTTTCAATGGCTTCAGGATATTGGAGGTAAAAGTCCACTTCTGATTTTTTTTTGAGATTGGTAAGTACAGATCCTCCAGTGATGGTATATACCTTGGCAATTTGGTCTTCGGCATCCACCCAAGAGAGAACTTCCAAAATGTCTTCTACATCTTTCACACCCGTATAAGGACGACCGGCTCCCTTTTGTTGGCGGTAGTTGTGGTTGATGTCACAGTAGGCACATTCTTCGTCTTTGCCAAAGTATTGGCAGTTACGAAACACTGTAAGATAAAGTAGGTATCCCCATTCGATGACAGGTGCAATCTCTCCCGGAAGTTTTCCCGATTTTGTTTTGTGTCTGTACCAGGAAGGAATCGGTGGGTACTCCGCTGTTCCAATCTCTGTATCCTCTAAAAACAGAGTTGGTTTTCCCTCTCTCAGTTTCATTTTGTACGGGGAATTGGGGTTATTTCGAGTGGATA containing:
- a CDS encoding PLP-dependent aminotransferase family protein, with amino-acid sequence MKETKYEQLAEDLIKDIRLGHYAENEKIPSLREIQLLKSCSLSTAKEAYRILEEEGYIYVQNKSGFYVQPQINSLILGPQNEFYESVEADDRIQQIMRTVMDPKLISFGAAIPSDHYLPLKELDTAFKKAFQHKEIYRYGDLQGYPYLREWISKRTSISGYRVNAGHVQITTGCTEAITYSLFSVTSPGDTVIVPSPIYVGLFQILETLKLKVVEIPYRENEGVNLSEFEKLIKRHKPKVFLFAANFNNPNGILLKDETKQSLANLCYVYGIHLIEDDIYGDIYFGKTRPRPLVSFFSEEKEGPKAFLCASFSKTLSPGLRIGWVTSKKGIQSVSKIARAFKISENHPTQIGIMEFLKKQNYEKHLKKLRLEYKSLSQEYFNLLVTHSDGQLRITQPDGGFVLWIESSLDGDKVLMEAKKIGLTIAPGSLFGLSKHWNRYFRLNVSVGRSPKILEKLSLFAKRFQKNGKRKQTF
- a CDS encoding PLP-dependent aminotransferase family protein translates to MGTNLTNLFLAKRTKSIRTSIIREILKITVKDSEFLSFAGGLPNPNLLPSELIQLATEKTMSFNRSEALQYGDSNGYRNLRSQILERFLDLKDLDLDSICITHGSQQSLDILGKLLMDEETNVLLEDPTYLGALQAFSPYEPKMFSLSLEADGPDLLELETILSKDKIHCFYCNPSYQNPSTNTWSIAKRKQVASLLDEYGVILIEDEAYKYLDFSGEVFPSIASFRKNLDLTFVLGSFSKIISPGFRLGWTVVPKSYQKYFTAIKQGNDLNSNQYSQIVMDHLLSNLNIDTHLAKIQMYYRKQKEHMRFCLAKYLPEVTYHDPLGGMFLWVNFPFVSEGEFMEKMMEKKVVMVPGNEFRLFGIESVFFRMNFSFLGEVEMEEGIRRMASVYHDIIT
- a CDS encoding PP2C family protein-serine/threonine phosphatase; the encoded protein is MRKIFLVMVFGAVTLFHIQCQNIDIGRNYVFRQGVLDLTEVTFKESTTIDLQGEWELYFGEFHYPPFHGKKELTGYLAIPSSWQEEEFGGIELPRTGKVTLRAFIHLNKQTVGQELRIYIPDIASSYRFFANGVLIGGQGKPGINRFDDTPRIKSKYYTLIPDSEVIELVFHIANYDNNFGGFWGYPILGNKYALDREKMFSNARELFLLGALSLIGLYHFGLYFYKRKEKAIFYFAIFCFLLGIRLAFTGERYVLELFPNFHWPTAFRIEFASYYFAVPTFLLFIHSLFPKESKRKHVRRALIASFLFSLTLFLPISVFTILLYGFQILAFLIIGYVIHINLKAVINSRPNSKLFLIGLLILAFSVSFDILKHSLNSRGIGLTPYALLCFIFIQSLILSSRIANAFVRAEELAESLKISNESLLAVTENLEQIVSERTYQLNYSLNRIRKDLLLAKKIQQKILPSDGIKFDPFKINLYFQPQEEVGGDFYDLFELDNGTVRFFIADATGHGIQAALYTMAIKSEYEAIKRFVTKTDDLMNHLNQKIQNKFAGLKIVFSGFLLDIDTKTKTVYYSSAGHPNQIFISEGNHIILNRTGNIIGLKKDQPYTQKQFKIMEGDRILLFTDGILEQKNEAREEFGMDRIQKILSDFSHKESERVLSELIIQLFLFQGREDQEDDQTVMLIEWEKKESNPSKIG
- a CDS encoding radical SAM protein; translation: MAETSTLNQRPASSVSLLEEMERTYKDLPMEAIVKQDILRQGIHFFPEAFQVKDPYKSKDYFIFSFDHIPLADLKDGADTKAPEEIKISGGHFGLLKTVISTRNNPNSPYKMKLREGKPTLFLEDTEIGTAEYPPIPSWYRHKTKSGKLPGEIAPVIEWGYLLYLTVFRNCQYFGKDEECAYCDINHNYRQQKGAGRPYTGVKDVEDILEVLSWVDAEDQIAKVYTITGGSVLTNLKKKSEVDFYLQYPEAIEKQFPKRWMGKLVAQAFEKEDCQKFKDAGIQIYHPNYEVWDKALFEKICPGKASWIGYENWIRRVVDSAEVFGPENVIPNFVGGVELSEPWGFKTVKEAIHSTKQGLDFFMSKGIVPRFTAWCPEPYTTLGQQAGPPLVYFCELLRAWKETFESYGLPTPPGYGEPGPGKAVFSVSAFMDVIGYPGRN